CATCAAGAGTTGCGTCACCGAGATTTTGGCGTTTGAGAGCCGCGCAACTCAGTTTAGGAGCATGAGCAAGGAGGACCGGCTGCGCCTGTACATGCAGGCCAATGATCTGTCCGTCGAAAGAACCGTCGTCGTCGGCGACATGCCAATCGAAACGGAGATCGCCCGCAATCTCGGCCTTATCAGCGTGTCGATCACGGGCGGATTTGTTTCCGAATCGCGCTTGCGCGCCGCACGGCCGGACTACATGATACATGACCACCATGACCTAGTACCCATTTTGCAGAAACACCGCATTCTCAATTGAGTGATCGAAGGTCTGCCGTTGGTCACTATTGCTAATCACTGCTTCTTCGCGACTCCATGATATTGAAGGATGATGCCGGCGACCGAGCCCGTTGACTGTCCGTTCCAGTCATCGGTTCTATCCGGTGACCGCACGATTCCTATTGCTCATCTCGGTCCGTAGCCACTCAGGCTCGATCTTTGCGACTGGCACAATGCTTGCTGCTGATCATTCGCTACCGAGGGGCCTAGGAAGCGAACCGCAAGCTTGGAAAATACCGCTATGAGCGAAACGGATTTGATCGATGATGTCATCTCGCGTACCGACGTCGTAAAACGAGCAGTGCGTATCGGCGCCGAGGTCAAAAATATCAAGCTATCGGGGGACTTGCCGAGCCGGACGATTGCAGCGATCAACAGCTTGCTGCTCGAACACAAAGTAATCTTCTTCCGTGGGCAAGGCCATCTCGATGACGCCGAGCAGGAGCGCTTTGCCGCTCGTTTAGGAACTCTAGTGCCGCATCCGATGCTCGGCGTTACCAAGGGAATGGCATCGATCCTCGAACTGGATTCCACCCGCGGCGGCGGTCGCGCCGATGTGTGGCATGCGGATGGGACATTCGCCGATGCCTATCCAAAGATTCTGGTGCTACGAGCCGTTGTAATGCCGCCGTTCGGCGGCGATACGGTGTGGTCGAATACAGCGGCAGCCTATCTCGATCTGGCGCCACCGCTACAACGACTTGCCGACGAGCTCTGGGCCGTTCACAGCAACGTTTTCGATTACGCCGGAATGGCTCGCGTCCGCGACATTGACAAGAAGCATTTTGACGAGGTCTTTACCAGAACGATTTTCGAGACTGAGCATCCCGTCGTGCGAGTTCACCCCGAGACAGGCGAGCGGGCGCTAGTGCTCGGCGCCTTGGTGCAGCGTTTTGTCGGCGTTCCCAAATATGACGGCCAGAAGCTGTTCGATCTATTCCAGTCTCATATCACCGCGCCCGAAAATACCGTGCGCTGGAACTGGATGGAAGGTGATGTCGCGATATGGGATAACCGCGCAACACAGCATTATGCGGTCAACGACTATGGCGATCAGCATCGCGTCGTGCGACGTGCCACAATCGACGGTGATGTGCCCGTCAGCGTTGACGGCCGAAACAGTGTCAGGCGGCTCAAGGTCAACAAACAGCCGCCTATCGACGTCGCTCAACACTCGCGAAGCTAAGAACTCGACAGAACCTGGTGAGCGCGGCGGTATCCCGGGAGACGCGGGTGCACACCTCCCGACAGGGCATCTCCACGCGCACTCCGTGTCGGGCTGCCGCGATCAAGTTGCGCACGCCCACTCGCCCGACATGCCGGCGGGCTCGGCCGTTGCAACGAGAGCGATCCGCTTCGGCTGATGCGGAGCATGTCTTCAGCAGTGGTCGACAGGTTCGTGAAGCGGTAGTGGACGACTATCCTTCACCAGCGACAGGCACGTGAGCTCCACGCTTCAGCCTGGAAAATCCTCGATCGGTGGCCATGAAGCGCGCCAACATAGGTGCGATGAGCTTGGTCGCCTCGATCGGCTGACCACCCTGACGTGTCAAGACTTCTGCATAGGCAATGAGATCACGGTGCACCGCCGCCGGCAATTCCACACTCACTTTGACCGACCTGTCGTCTGGGAGCGCTCCAATTTTGAGCTTTGGCATGTTTTCACCCTCTGTACGGTTCAAGAACGAGATCACGATGGACAATGACACGGACCGGGAACCCCGGCCGTATGGTCAAAGTAGGCTGGATATTCAGGCCGCGTCGAACCACCTGCTGTCCGGTTTGGCTCAGCGAATCGGCCGCGCCGTGGCGCAACGCCTGAACGATTGCGCCATTATTGCTATTGGCGTCTGAGCCCTCACCTAGCTCCGTGCCGATTGCCAATGAGGTCGACAGCGCCGCGGCTTTGACTAACTCACCCCAGTGATTGTCGACTTCATCTTCGAGGCCAGCATAACCTGCGGCGTCGGCACCAGGCTGTCGCTCGAGAACGATGGAACGTCCGTTCGGCATGATCAGCCGCGTCCATACGAGCAGCACGCGAGACTGACCGAAGGCGATCTGACTATCGTAAAGACCAATCAGGCGTGCTCCCTGCGGAACCAGCAGAAAACGTCCCGTTGGAGAATCATATACGTTCTCTGTTACTTGCGCCACGATTTGGCCAGGTAGATCCGAGCGAATACCTGTGATGAGTGCTCCGGGAACGACGGTTCCTGCCTGAACCACAAATGCTGACGCCGCTTTCGTGATGCGATCCGCGTTCGTGGTGCGGCGATCCACGACGGCGTTGGCGAAAGCAAGCTTTCTGTCCTGCGCGTTCAGCGTTAGTCCATCTTCATTGTTGGATGGCGACGTAGATGGAATCACGCGATCGCCGGTCGATTCGTTCGTTGTCGGATTTTGACTCCCTCGAACGCTTGTCGACACGAAGAGACGGCTGACACGCGCAGCTTCGTTCTCCTGGTTCTGCCGTTGCTGATCTTGGTCAAGTGTAGTCCCAAAGACTGTTGGCGACTGCCCTTGAGCAGAAAGAATCGGACGACCAAGATCGCCCGGAAGCGGCGGCCCGAGTTGCGGCACCTGACGTTGGGCGGC
The DNA window shown above is from Bradyrhizobium sp. ISRA464 and carries:
- a CDS encoding TrbI/VirB10 family protein, producing the protein MQGPAETPNAFRLRPGYPRVTRLSRKVLLAGSAMGLTVVAGAAFWALQKNKTTGPSPEELYSTDHHSIADSIAALPRDYAAAQRQVPQLGPPLPGDLGRPILSAQGQSPTVFGTTLDQDQQRQNQENEAARVSRLFVSTSVRGSQNPTTNESTGDRVIPSTSPSNNEDGLTLNAQDRKLAFANAVVDRRTTNADRITKAASAFVVQAGTVVPGALITGIRSDLPGQIVAQVTENVYDSPTGRFLLVPQGARLIGLYDSQIAFGQSRVLLVWTRLIMPNGRSIVLERQPGADAAGYAGLEDEVDNHWGELVKAAALSTSLAIGTELGEGSDANSNNGAIVQALRHGAADSLSQTGQQVVRRGLNIQPTLTIRPGFPVRVIVHRDLVLEPYRG
- a CDS encoding TauD/TfdA family dioxygenase; translated protein: MSETDLIDDVISRTDVVKRAVRIGAEVKNIKLSGDLPSRTIAAINSLLLEHKVIFFRGQGHLDDAEQERFAARLGTLVPHPMLGVTKGMASILELDSTRGGGRADVWHADGTFADAYPKILVLRAVVMPPFGGDTVWSNTAAAYLDLAPPLQRLADELWAVHSNVFDYAGMARVRDIDKKHFDEVFTRTIFETEHPVVRVHPETGERALVLGALVQRFVGVPKYDGQKLFDLFQSHITAPENTVRWNWMEGDVAIWDNRATQHYAVNDYGDQHRVVRRATIDGDVPVSVDGRNSVRRLKVNKQPPIDVAQHSRS
- a CDS encoding DUF2274 domain-containing protein; amino-acid sequence: MPKLKIGALPDDRSVKVSVELPAAVHRDLIAYAEVLTRQGGQPIEATKLIAPMLARFMATDRGFSRLKRGAHVPVAGEG